From one Culex quinquefasciatus strain JHB chromosome 3, VPISU_Cqui_1.0_pri_paternal, whole genome shotgun sequence genomic stretch:
- the LOC6038699 gene encoding serine protease inhibitor 42Dd, giving the protein MRLLGWVTAACGIVACCGSQLRFPYGDTSFSLAVYKAAFDPDRNIVVAPFVLRNSVVMLYSIATDAVRDKLREVFGLPTNFTEFLTNQKELHYTLGGGGDGFRMKNRIIVNGFREVDVHMRDVMKEDLDTTIAYFDFIQREGVVRRVNHFVNFNTNRAVGGIVKIDDVPKHLQLVQVCAASFRPPFASSFDPKDTNPRDFWSGLIEKLYSTMTMFKRGDFRFSRIPELEIEVLELPFIKSSDAVMWIMLPDRDASLEAIMKALEPGHFDAIQAHFSLKRAEITVPLFSIESEFNATEFLQGIGLDVLFKNRDLRVFEDVDSSLDSVMHRAGIRLHEKTADAGGASVVRSFNKRSSIYQYVVARSYLFVIVKKTSKQILFMGHLHKPDDLVEV; this is encoded by the exons ATGCGGCTCCTTGGATGGGTTACGGCAGCATGCGGCATCGTGGCCTGCTGCGGAAGTCAATTGCGGTTTCCGTACGGTGATACCAGCTTCAGTTTGGCCGTGTACAAG GCCGCCTTCGACCCCGACCGGAATATTGTGGTGGCGCCGTTTGTTTTGCGAAACAGCGTCGTGATGCTGTACTCGATCGCGACGGATGCTGTGCGAGATAAGCTGCGGGAGGTGTTTGGACTGCCGACGAATTTTACGGAATTTTTGACGAATCAGAAGGAGCTGCACTACACACTTGGGGGTGGCGGTGATGGGTTCCGGATGAAGAATCGGATTATCGTGAACGGGTTCAGGGAGGTTGATGTACACATGCGGGATGTGATGAAGGAAGATCTGGATACCACGATCGCCTACTTTGATTTCATTCAACGGGAGGGGGTGGTGCGTCGAGTGAATCATTTTGTGAATTTCAACACGAACCGAGCTGTTGGCGGGATTGTGAAGATCGACGATGTTCCGAAGCATCTACAGCTGGTTCAGGTTTGTGCTGCTAGCTTTAGACCTCCGTTTGCGAGTTCGTTCGATCCGAAAGACACCAATCCGAGGGACTTCTGGAGTGGATTGATTGAGAAGCTGTACAGTACAATGACCATGTTCAAACGAGGAGACTTTCGGTTCTCGAGAATTCCGGAACTggagattgaggtgttggagttACCGTTTATCAAGTCCAGCGATGCTGTTATGTGGATTATGCTTCCGGATAGGGATGCCTCGCTGGAAGCGATCATGAAAGCTTTGGAGCCTGGTCACTTTGACGCAATCCAGGCGCATTTCTCGTTGAAACGAGCTGAAATCACGGTTCCTCTGTTCTCAATAGAGTCCGAATTCAACGCAACAGAGTTCCTCCAAGGAATTGGCCTTGATGTGCTGTTCAAGAACCGTGATCTGCGGGTTTTCGAAGACGTTGATTCATCTCTGGACAGTGTAATGCATCGAGCTGGTATACGTTTGCACGAGAAGACAGCGGATGCCGGTGGTGCTTCCGTAGTTCGGAGCTTTAACAAACGGAGTTCAATTTACCAGTACGTGGTGGCGCGTTCCTACCTCTTTGTAATAGTCAAGAAGACCAGCAAACAGATCCTGTTCATGGGTCATCTCCACAAGCCGGACGATTTGGTAGAAGTTTGA